In Cololabis saira isolate AMF1-May2022 chromosome 14, fColSai1.1, whole genome shotgun sequence, a single genomic region encodes these proteins:
- the arr3a gene encoding arrestin 3a, retinal (X-arrestin) has protein sequence MAKIFKKTSGNGGLTLYLGKRDYVDHVSSVDRVDGVVKVDTADFGDRKAFIQLACAFRYGTEDLDVMGLCFRKDIWIQQDQIYPESCKPELSAMHETLLKKAGDNAYPFSFDIPNNLPCSVSLQPGPDDKGKACGVDFEVKTYLAKEKNSADEKVEKKDTARLVIRKIQYAPSQVGDGPKGDICKSFMMSDKPVHLEASMEKDLYFHGEDIPIKIKINNESNKTVKKIKITVEQTTDIVLYSADKYSKPVLSQEFGETVDSNSTFDKALTIKPQLSENKEKRGLALDGRLKDEDTNLASTTMLRQGVEKEVLGILVSYKIKINLMVAGGGLLGGLTASDVTLELPLNLMHPKPEE, from the exons ATGGCAAA AATTTTCAAGAAGACCAGTGGAAATGGAGGA CTCACCCTCTACTTGGGGAAGAGAGACTACGTGGACCACGTGTCTTCAGTGGATAGAGTTG ATGGCGTCGTGAAGGTGGACACAGCTGATTTTGGAGACAGAAAAG CTTTCATCCAGCTGGCGTGTGCGTTCCGTTACGGCACTGAAGACCTGGACGTGATGGGCCTGTGCTTCAGGAAAGACATCTGGATCCAGCAGGACCAGATCTACCCCGAGAGCTGCAAGCCCGAGCTGAGCGCCATGCATGAAACGCTGCTGAAGAAGGCGGGAGACAACGCCTACCCTTTCTCCTTTGAC ATTCCCAACAACCTGCCGTGCTCCGTCTCCCTGCAGCCCGGACCTGATGACAAGGGGAAG GCTTGTGGTGTTGACTTTGAGGTAAAAACATACCTTGCCAAGGAGAAGAACAGCGCTGATGAAAAGGTTGAAAAGAA GGACACTGCTCGCCTTGTTATCCGTAAAATCCAGTATGCCCCCTCTCAGGTGGGCGACGGGCCCAAGGGCGATATCTGCAAAAGCTTCATGATGTCAGACAAGCCTGTTCACCTCGAAGCATCCATGGAGAAAGAT CTCTACTTTCATGGTGAAGATATCCCaattaaaatcaaaatcaataaTGAGAGCAACAAAACAGTCAAGAAAATCAAAATTACTG TGgaacaaaccacagacatcGTACTATATTCAGCAGACAAATACAGCAAGCCTGTTCTTAGCCAAGAGTTTGG AGAGACGGTGGACTCCAATAGCACCTTCGATAAAGCTCTGACCATTAAGCCCCAGCTGTCTGAAAACAAGGAGAAGAGAGGTTTGGCGCTGGATGGACGGCTGAAGGACGAGGACACTAACTTGGCCTCCACCACCAT GCTGCGACAGGGCGTAGAAAAAGAGGTGTTGGGTATCCTGGTTTCCTACAAGATTAAAATCAACCTCATGGTGGCTGGAGGAGG CCTGCTGGGTGGTCTCACTGCAAG TGATGTCACATTGGAGCTGCCACTAAACCTTATGCACCCCAAGCCTGAAG AGTAA